The Tessaracoccus flavus genome includes the window TTCGCGTTTCCACCTACCCGCTGGCGTTGCCCTGGATCAGTTGGCGTTCAACGACAGTTCGTTGGCGTGTCCTGATCCTCGTTGGCGTTCGGGCCTTTCGGTTGGCGACGGACGGGCCGGCCAACTCGGAGGGCACCTGGCCTCAGTAGCGGCGGTCCCTGCGGTCGCGACCGCCACCGCGGAAGGGACGCTTGCCACGGTTGCCGTCGGGACGACGACGTGCCTGCTGCTTGGGCGCGATGAGCGCGAGGTAGTCCGACTCCGCGATTTCGACACCGGAGGTGGGGCGGGCACCGGTGGCCTCACGCAGCTCTTCGCTTCCCGGCTCGACCTCGAGGGCGTGGGTCTTGACCCCCGCCTGGCCGAGCAGCCGCTGGGTCATCTTCCGCTGGTGCGGCAGCACGACCGTGGCAACAACACCCTCGTGTCCGGCGCGCGCGGTGCGGCCGGCACGGTGGAGGTAGTCCTTGGAGTCGCGCGGCGGGTCCACCTGCAGCACGAGGGTGACATCGTCGACGTGAATGCCGCGGGCAGCCACATCGGTGGCCACCAGCACCGGCACGGTCCCCTCACGGAACGCCGCGAGGATCCGGGCGCGCGCCCCCTGGGTGAGGCCACCATGAAGTGAGCCAGCCATGACGCCGGCCTCGCGGAGTTGCCCGGCGATGCGGTCGGTGCCCATCTGAGTCCGGGCGAAGAGCACGGTGCGGCCGTCGCGGTTGGCGATCTCGGCCGTCACCTGGTTCTTGTGGTGCGGGCGCACGAGGAGCGGTCGGTGATGCATGGTCGTGACCGACGCTTGGCTCGAGTCGACCTCGTGGGTGACGGCGTCGTTGAGGTACACGCGCACAAGGGAGTCGACCGCTCCGTCCAGAGTGGCGGAGAACAGCAGGCGCTGACCTCCCTCGGGGGTGGCGTCCAACAGGGTCCGCACGTCCTTGGTGAAGCCCAGGTCGGCCATGTGGTCGGCCTCGTCGAGCACCGTCACTTGCACCTGGCTGAGGTCGGCGGCGCCCTGCTCCATGAGGTCGATCATGCGGCCCGGGGTGGCGACGACGATGTCGACGCCGCGCTCGAAGGCCTTGAGTTGGGGCCCGTAGGACATGCCGCCGGCGATGAGCGTGAGGTGCAGGCCGAGCGCAGACGCGAGCGGGGACAGCACGTCGGCGATCTGAAGCGCCAGCTCGCGCGTCGGGGTGAGAATCATTGCGCGGGGGCTGCCCACGGGGCTGCCCTCGGCGAGGCGCGTGAGGAGCGGCAGTCCGAAGGCGAGGGTCTTGCCCGACCCGGTGCGCCCACGGCCGAGCACGTCGCGGCCCTTGATGGCGTCGCCGATCGTGGCCGCCTGGATCGGGAACGGTTCGGTGATCCCCTGCGTGGCCAGGACCCGCACGAGCGGCTCGGCGACGCCGAGCTCCAGGAAGCCCGAGGCGATGTCGCCCTCGGCTCCCTCAACGGTGGTGGCCGACCAGCTCATCTGGTCACTGCCGTCCTCGTCCCACGCGCTCGAACGCTCTTCGCGGTCCGGACGGCGATCGTCGCGGTCGAAGCGCGGCCGACGGTCGTCCCGGTCGAAGGGGCGACGACGTTCCTCGTGACCACGCGGTTCGCTCGGCCAGCGCGAATCGAAGCGCGGCTGCATGGAGCCGCGGCGGCTGTCGTCGCGTCGCTCTCCGTACTGGCTGGAGTGTCGCGGCCGCTCGTCGCGGGAGAAGCGATCGTCCCTGCGGGGACGGTCATCGCGGGAGAAACGGTCGTCGCGAGCCGGGCGATCATCGCGGGAGAAACGGTCGTCGCGGCGCGGACGATCATCGCGGGAGAAACGGTCGTCGCGGCGCGGACGATCATCACGGGAGAAACGGTCGTCGCGGCGCGGACGATCATCACGGGAGAAACGGTCGTCGCGGCGCGGACGATCATCACGGGAGAAACGATCATCGCGACGCGGACGATCATCACGGTCCTGGGAGTAGGTCTTGCGGCGAT containing:
- a CDS encoding DEAD/DEAH box helicase, with protein sequence MSWSATTVEGAEGDIASGFLELGVAEPLVRVLATQGITEPFPIQAATIGDAIKGRDVLGRGRTGSGKTLAFGLPLLTRLAEGSPVGSPRAMILTPTRELALQIADVLSPLASALGLHLTLIAGGMSYGPQLKAFERGVDIVVATPGRMIDLMEQGAADLSQVQVTVLDEADHMADLGFTKDVRTLLDATPEGGQRLLFSATLDGAVDSLVRVYLNDAVTHEVDSSQASVTTMHHRPLLVRPHHKNQVTAEIANRDGRTVLFARTQMGTDRIAGQLREAGVMAGSLHGGLTQGARARILAAFREGTVPVLVATDVAARGIHVDDVTLVLQVDPPRDSKDYLHRAGRTARAGHEGVVATVVLPHQRKMTQRLLGQAGVKTHALEVEPGSEELREATGARPTSGVEIAESDYLALIAPKQQARRRPDGNRGKRPFRGGGRDRRDRRY